A DNA window from Streptomyces bacillaris contains the following coding sequences:
- the tgmA gene encoding putative ATP-grasp-modified RiPP gives MSALVDRIPTLSHVTHAQPSGPTATRPFGLDAVAPPVAVGRQPSVSVDPDSQLSLVEGMVALGIEGMAGTSCNTESDGRDAIAIDTDQNDD, from the coding sequence ATGTCCGCACTCGTCGACCGCATTCCCACCCTCTCCCACGTCACCCACGCCCAGCCCTCAGGGCCTACCGCCACCCGCCCCTTCGGGCTGGACGCCGTGGCGCCCCCCGTCGCCGTCGGTCGACAGCCCTCGGTCTCGGTCGACCCCGACTCACAGCTCTCGCTGGTCGAAGGCATGGTTGCCCTCGGCATCGAGGGTATGGCGGGCACGTCGTGCAACACCGAGTCGGACGGCAGGGATGCCATCGCCATCGACACCGACCAGAACGACGACTGA